One Sphingomonas sp. JUb134 DNA segment encodes these proteins:
- a CDS encoding vitamin K epoxide reductase family protein, translating into MTDVERSEPGSGKGAPEIVLITGASGFIAAALIARLGERYTVVGLDRAGPPDPPPPAAAVAIDLGSDEAVRAALEEVRARYGARIASVIHLAAYYDITGKPNPLYDKVTVQGTRRLIDGLQSFEVEQFVFASTMLVHKPTATPEERISEESPIGASWAYPQSKVDTEALLHERHGNIPVVFLRAAGVYDDDGRSAFLAQQISQIYEHRLISHFYPGMLCAAQSSVHREDLADAVVRLVDRRHDLPSELPLLVGEPDPPGYAEIQDIVGEALHGEGWKTIRIPQPLAKAGIILQNEALGSDDFIQPWMIDSSNDHYILDISRARSLLGWEPKHSLRDTLPAIVAALKRHPRAWYRNNKLNENLVAWDEEPEAELAGSGHHQPAAAAGTGGIDHGGMDHSKMDHAAMGHGSGAAVAAMSDHGGHGDHMALMDRDERRARWALYANIGLGLWLASSPLIYDSMTTQSVGEAARFVTVDRGLPSIEWRASALAISDVVSGLAIALFGALSLAPRTKTWAQWAVAFIGIWLFFAPLIFWSPSAAQYNNNLLIGSAVIALSVLVPMMPGMSMAGMMDPKNIPPGWTYSPSTDAQRLPIVAMALIGLLTSRILTAYQLGHIDTVWEPFFAGSLADPRNGTEEIITSDMSKAWPIPDGGLGTVSYVLEILMAVMGTRDRWRTMPWMVTFFGILVIPLGVVSIYFIISQPIVIGTWSTLALIAALAMLIMIPFALDEVIAMGQFLAWAKRRGKPLIRTFFQGDAVEAGAEDASDVMASPSTFWADAKRGLTLPWTLAASIVLGAFLMLTRVILGNEGEMANSDHVVGALVITVAIIATAEVARALRFINVAFGAWLVAAPFLLTGAGPLGAIVSVVVGIALIGLSLPRGKRSPEHYASWDKYVI; encoded by the coding sequence ATGACCGACGTCGAACGCAGCGAGCCCGGGAGCGGCAAGGGTGCTCCTGAGATCGTCCTCATCACGGGTGCGAGCGGTTTCATAGCCGCCGCGCTCATTGCCCGGCTCGGCGAACGCTACACGGTCGTCGGACTCGATCGTGCCGGTCCTCCGGACCCGCCGCCTCCTGCGGCCGCGGTCGCCATCGATCTCGGGTCCGACGAGGCGGTCCGCGCCGCGCTCGAGGAGGTGCGCGCACGATACGGCGCCCGCATCGCGTCGGTTATCCACCTAGCCGCTTATTACGACATAACCGGCAAGCCTAACCCGCTCTATGACAAGGTGACAGTCCAGGGCACCCGCCGGCTGATTGACGGGCTGCAATCGTTCGAGGTCGAGCAATTCGTCTTCGCCAGCACGATGCTGGTCCATAAGCCGACCGCCACTCCGGAGGAGCGCATCAGCGAGGAGTCGCCAATCGGTGCGTCCTGGGCGTATCCGCAGTCCAAGGTCGACACCGAGGCATTGCTGCATGAGCGCCACGGGAACATCCCCGTCGTCTTCCTCCGCGCCGCAGGAGTTTACGACGACGACGGGCGCTCGGCGTTTCTCGCGCAGCAGATATCGCAGATCTACGAGCACCGCCTGATCTCGCATTTCTATCCCGGCATGCTGTGCGCGGCACAGTCATCGGTGCACCGCGAGGACTTGGCCGACGCCGTGGTGCGCCTCGTCGATCGGCGGCACGACTTGCCGTCAGAACTGCCGCTGCTCGTCGGCGAACCCGACCCGCCCGGCTATGCCGAGATCCAGGACATCGTCGGGGAGGCGCTCCACGGCGAGGGCTGGAAGACGATCCGCATCCCGCAGCCGCTCGCGAAGGCCGGGATCATCCTGCAGAACGAAGCGCTCGGCAGCGACGACTTTATCCAGCCCTGGATGATCGACAGCAGCAACGACCACTATATCCTCGACATCTCGCGCGCACGGTCGCTGCTCGGGTGGGAACCGAAGCACAGCCTTCGCGACACGCTCCCGGCGATCGTCGCTGCGCTCAAGCGGCATCCGCGGGCCTGGTACCGGAACAACAAGCTCAACGAGAACCTGGTCGCGTGGGATGAAGAGCCAGAGGCCGAGCTTGCGGGGTCTGGCCACCACCAGCCCGCAGCGGCCGCCGGAACGGGCGGCATAGATCACGGCGGGATGGATCACAGCAAAATGGACCACGCGGCGATGGGGCACGGGTCCGGCGCCGCGGTCGCGGCCATGTCGGACCACGGCGGGCACGGCGATCACATGGCCTTGATGGACCGCGATGAGCGCCGCGCACGCTGGGCGCTTTACGCCAACATCGGTCTCGGTCTGTGGCTCGCCTCCAGCCCGCTCATCTATGATTCCATGACCACGCAGAGCGTCGGCGAAGCCGCGCGTTTCGTAACCGTCGATCGCGGGCTGCCTTCGATCGAATGGCGGGCCAGCGCACTGGCTATCAGCGATGTCGTCAGCGGGCTCGCCATCGCGCTGTTCGGCGCGCTGTCGCTCGCCCCGCGCACCAAGACATGGGCGCAGTGGGCTGTCGCGTTCATCGGCATCTGGCTGTTCTTCGCGCCGCTGATCTTCTGGAGCCCGAGCGCCGCGCAGTACAACAACAACCTGCTCATCGGCTCGGCCGTGATCGCCCTGTCGGTGCTCGTGCCAATGATGCCGGGCATGAGCATGGCGGGCATGATGGACCCCAAGAACATCCCGCCTGGCTGGACCTATTCGCCATCGACGGACGCGCAGCGGCTGCCGATCGTCGCCATGGCGCTGATTGGGCTTCTGACCTCGCGTATCCTGACGGCCTACCAGTTAGGCCACATCGATACTGTGTGGGAGCCGTTCTTTGCTGGATCGCTGGCCGACCCGCGCAATGGGACCGAGGAGATCATTACATCCGACATGTCGAAGGCTTGGCCGATCCCCGACGGCGGTCTTGGTACAGTCAGCTACGTGCTCGAAATTCTTATGGCGGTGATGGGCACCCGCGACCGCTGGCGGACCATGCCGTGGATGGTGACCTTCTTCGGCATTCTCGTCATTCCGCTCGGCGTCGTCAGCATCTATTTCATCATCAGCCAGCCGATCGTCATCGGCACGTGGAGCACGCTGGCGCTGATCGCCGCGCTCGCCATGCTGATCATGATCCCGTTCGCATTGGACGAGGTCATTGCCATGGGCCAGTTCCTCGCCTGGGCGAAGCGCCGCGGCAAGCCGCTGATCCGCACCTTCTTCCAGGGCGACGCGGTCGAGGCGGGGGCCGAGGACGCATCCGACGTGATGGCCTCGCCTTCTACCTTCTGGGCGGATGCGAAGCGCGGGCTGACGCTGCCGTGGACGCTGGCGGCCAGTATCGTGCTCGGCGCCTTCCTGATGCTGACGCGGGTGATCCTGGGGAACGAAGGCGAGATGGCGAACAGCGACCATGTCGTCGGCGCCCTCGTGATCACAGTCGCGATCATTGCCACCGCAGAGGTGGCCCGCGCTCTCCGCTTCATCAATGTCGCGTTCGGGGCATGGCTCGTCGCTGCCCCGTTCCTGCTGACAGGGGCCGGCCCCCTTGGGGCGATCGTGTCGGTGGTCGTGGGAATCGCGCTCATCGGGCTCAGCCTGCCGCGCGGCAAGCGCAGCCCCGAACATTATGCGAGCTGGGACAAATACGTAATTTGA
- a CDS encoding NAD-dependent succinate-semialdehyde dehydrogenase produces MTYATINPYTGDTVATFPDATDEEVKTALDKADAAFLSWRETSFAERGRILQNAADILRRDSDAFARLLTLEMGKLVAEAKAEVELSAKIFEYYVRHAEDLLKPEKLPVLDPAEGEAMLVHEPLGVLLAIEPWNFPYYQIARILAPQLSAGNTLILKHASNVPQSAAAFERLMNEAGLPEGAFQNLYATRDQINLIINDPRVHGVALTGSEAAGAVVASEAGKALKKSTMELGGADAFVVLADADMDKTIDWAVFGRHWNGGQVCVSSKRMIVVDEVYDTFLDGYRKGVAKLVMGDPSDPGTTLAPLSSQKAADDIKEQIRKAVELGAKAEEVGPTVPNKGAFVQPTFLTDLDEGNPARYWEFFGPVSMLFRAKDEDDAVRIANDSPFGLGGSVFTSDPVHGAEVAKRISTGMVFVNHPTKVEADLPFGGIRRSGYGRELLGLGLKEFVNHKLIDVVDIDAHF; encoded by the coding sequence ATGACCTACGCGACCATCAATCCCTATACCGGAGACACTGTTGCGACCTTTCCCGACGCAACGGACGAGGAGGTGAAGACCGCGCTGGACAAAGCAGACGCGGCTTTCCTCAGTTGGCGCGAAACCTCCTTCGCCGAGCGCGGCCGTATCCTGCAGAATGCCGCAGATATCCTGCGCCGGGACAGCGATGCTTTTGCCCGCCTGCTGACGCTGGAAATGGGTAAGCTGGTCGCCGAAGCGAAGGCCGAGGTGGAACTCTCCGCCAAGATCTTCGAATATTATGTTCGGCATGCGGAAGACCTGCTGAAGCCGGAGAAGCTGCCGGTGCTCGATCCCGCCGAAGGCGAGGCGATGCTGGTGCACGAGCCGCTCGGCGTCCTCCTGGCGATCGAGCCATGGAATTTCCCTTATTATCAGATTGCCCGCATTCTCGCGCCGCAACTCTCGGCCGGCAACACGCTGATCCTCAAGCACGCCTCGAACGTTCCGCAGAGCGCCGCGGCGTTCGAGAGACTGATGAACGAAGCGGGTCTGCCGGAAGGCGCGTTCCAGAATCTCTATGCAACGCGCGATCAGATCAACCTCATCATCAACGATCCGCGCGTTCATGGCGTGGCGTTGACTGGCTCGGAAGCTGCCGGCGCGGTGGTTGCATCCGAGGCCGGCAAGGCGCTCAAGAAGTCGACCATGGAACTGGGCGGCGCCGACGCCTTTGTCGTGCTCGCCGATGCCGACATGGACAAGACGATCGACTGGGCCGTCTTCGGCCGGCACTGGAACGGTGGCCAGGTCTGTGTTTCGTCCAAGCGCATGATCGTCGTCGATGAAGTCTACGACACCTTCCTCGACGGTTATCGCAAGGGCGTAGCCAAGCTCGTCATGGGCGACCCCTCCGACCCCGGCACCACTCTCGCGCCGCTCTCCTCGCAAAAGGCGGCCGACGACATCAAGGAACAGATCCGCAAGGCCGTCGAACTGGGCGCCAAGGCTGAGGAAGTCGGTCCTACAGTGCCGAACAAGGGGGCTTTCGTGCAGCCAACTTTTCTGACCGACCTCGATGAGGGCAATCCGGCCCGTTATTGGGAATTCTTCGGTCCGGTATCGATGCTGTTCCGTGCGAAGGATGAGGACGATGCCGTGCGCATCGCCAACGACTCGCCCTTTGGCCTGGGCGGCTCCGTCTTCACCTCCGATCCTGTCCACGGCGCCGAAGTGGCGAAGCGGATTTCCACCGGCATGGTCTTCGTCAATCACCCGACTAAGGTGGAGGCCGACCTGCCGTTCGGCGGCATCCGTCGCTCGGGCTATGGCCGCGAACTGCTGGGCCTCGGCCTCAAGGAGTTCGTCAATCACAAGCTGATCGATGTCGTCGATATCGACGCGCATTTCTGA
- the adhP gene encoding alcohol dehydrogenase AdhP, producing MESTMKAAVVREFGKPLVMEEVAVPRPGAGQILVKIAATGVCHTDLHAAEGDWPVKPNPPFIPGHEGVGHVVAVGAGVKHVKEGDRVGVPWLYDACGHCTHCLGGWETLCEEQHNTGYSVNGSFAEYVLADPNYVGHLPGNVSFVDIAPILCAGVTVYKGLKVTDTKPGDWVVISGIGGLGHLAVQYAKAMGLNVVAVDVDDRKLDLARSLGATLAVNARSEDPIAFVKKQIGGANGVLVTAVSPKAFEQAMGMVGRGGTVALNGLPPGDFPLPIFDTVLNGVTVRGSIVGTRLDLQEALDFAGDGKVKATISTDKLENINDIFSRMHKGDIQGRVVIDFEQ from the coding sequence ATGGAAAGCACGATGAAAGCCGCGGTCGTCCGTGAATTCGGAAAGCCATTGGTCATGGAGGAAGTCGCGGTGCCCCGACCTGGCGCCGGCCAGATCCTCGTCAAGATCGCAGCCACCGGTGTGTGCCACACCGACCTGCATGCCGCTGAGGGCGATTGGCCGGTCAAGCCCAATCCACCCTTCATTCCTGGTCACGAGGGCGTCGGACATGTGGTCGCGGTTGGCGCAGGTGTGAAGCATGTCAAGGAGGGCGACCGGGTGGGCGTGCCATGGCTATATGATGCCTGCGGCCATTGCACGCACTGCCTGGGCGGCTGGGAAACGCTGTGCGAGGAGCAGCACAATACCGGGTATTCGGTGAACGGCAGCTTTGCCGAATATGTTCTCGCCGATCCCAATTATGTGGGGCATCTGCCCGGCAACGTTTCGTTCGTCGATATTGCGCCGATCCTGTGCGCCGGCGTCACCGTCTACAAGGGCCTCAAGGTAACCGACACCAAACCGGGCGACTGGGTGGTGATCTCCGGCATCGGAGGTCTCGGCCATCTCGCCGTGCAATATGCCAAGGCGATGGGCCTCAACGTCGTCGCCGTCGATGTCGATGACAGGAAGCTCGACCTCGCCCGGTCGCTGGGGGCCACGTTGGCAGTCAACGCCCGTTCGGAAGACCCGATCGCTTTCGTGAAGAAGCAGATCGGAGGCGCGAATGGGGTGTTGGTCACCGCCGTGTCGCCCAAGGCCTTCGAACAGGCGATGGGTATGGTGGGACGCGGCGGCACGGTCGCGCTCAACGGCCTGCCGCCCGGTGACTTCCCGCTGCCGATCTTCGACACGGTGCTGAACGGCGTGACCGTGCGGGGATCGATCGTGGGGACGCGGCTCGATTTACAGGAAGCCTTGGACTTCGCCGGTGACGGCAAGGTGAAGGCCACGATCTCAACCGACAAACTCGAGAACATCAACGACATCTTCTCCCGGATGCACAAGGGCGACATCCAGGGCCGCGTCGTCATCGATTTCGAGCAATAA
- a CDS encoding (S)-acetoin forming diacetyl reductase, whose product MTTGKKVAIVTGAGQGIGLAIAVRLSREGFAIGCLDYNAETAEAAADAIIATGGEALAVKVDVAQRDDVFKAVDAVVQRFGRLDVIVNNAGLGPTTPIEEITPEIYHKVFDVNVGGTYWGIQAALKHFKARKPEKAGDIVGKIINASSQAGQVGNPDLAVYGATKFAIRGITQTAAKDLAPLGITSNAYCPGIVRTPMMEGIAQKVADENGQTLEWGLQQWAKNVTLGRISEPEDVAACVSFLAGPDSDYMTGQALIIDGGMVFN is encoded by the coding sequence ATGACTACTGGCAAGAAGGTCGCAATCGTCACAGGTGCCGGCCAGGGCATAGGCTTGGCCATCGCGGTGCGTCTCTCCCGGGAAGGCTTCGCCATCGGCTGTCTCGATTATAATGCGGAAACGGCAGAGGCGGCAGCCGATGCAATCATCGCTACAGGCGGTGAAGCACTCGCGGTCAAGGTCGATGTCGCTCAGCGCGATGACGTCTTCAAGGCGGTGGATGCGGTCGTTCAGCGGTTTGGCCGGCTCGATGTCATCGTGAACAACGCAGGCCTCGGACCGACCACACCGATCGAGGAGATCACGCCCGAAATCTACCACAAGGTGTTCGACGTCAATGTCGGCGGCACCTATTGGGGCATCCAGGCGGCGCTCAAGCATTTCAAGGCACGTAAGCCCGAGAAGGCCGGCGATATCGTCGGCAAGATCATCAATGCTTCGTCACAGGCGGGACAGGTTGGCAATCCCGATCTGGCGGTTTACGGCGCGACCAAGTTCGCGATCCGCGGCATCACCCAGACAGCAGCCAAGGATCTCGCACCCCTTGGCATCACCAGCAATGCCTATTGTCCCGGTATCGTGCGCACGCCCATGATGGAGGGCATTGCTCAGAAGGTCGCTGATGAAAATGGCCAGACCCTTGAATGGGGCCTGCAGCAATGGGCGAAGAACGTAACGCTCGGGCGCATCTCTGAGCCGGAAGACGTGGCAGCCTGCGTATCCTTCCTTGCTGGCCCGGACTCGGATTACATGACAGGGCAAGCCCTGATTATCGACGGCGGCATGGTCTTTAACTGA
- a CDS encoding YybH family protein, translating into MHAMVLNAVGQPLVWTELPDRRRHLKVCAPDNYKGSWGAPSCMAASTIWHFEGGNMILAFRVAMATALAMPIAVAAQPASRFADTKAVEAVLSQYKAAIEKLDAKGTERLFAADSQIFETGGSEGTYATYLAHHLGPELAAFKSFTFSDYKVKVRFEGPVALATETYRYRIEPKNGAVAERIGVATSVLTRSGSSWKIISMHSSARKPKGS; encoded by the coding sequence ATGCATGCAATGGTCCTGAATGCGGTCGGTCAGCCGCTCGTGTGGACCGAACTTCCGGATAGAAGGCGTCACCTCAAGGTTTGTGCGCCAGACAACTACAAGGGTTCCTGGGGCGCGCCTTCATGCATGGCGGCCTCAACCATCTGGCATTTTGAAGGGGGAAACATGATTTTGGCGTTTAGGGTGGCAATGGCCACAGCACTGGCGATGCCGATTGCGGTCGCCGCCCAGCCTGCATCGCGCTTCGCGGATACGAAGGCCGTGGAGGCAGTACTGTCGCAGTACAAGGCGGCGATTGAAAAGCTCGATGCGAAAGGAACAGAGCGACTCTTCGCGGCCGACTCCCAGATATTCGAAACGGGTGGCTCGGAGGGAACCTACGCGACATACCTCGCCCATCATCTTGGGCCAGAGCTGGCAGCCTTCAAGTCGTTTACATTTTCCGACTACAAGGTGAAGGTTCGCTTTGAGGGTCCGGTCGCACTTGCCACCGAGACCTACCGCTATCGGATCGAGCCGAAGAACGGGGCTGTTGCCGAACGTATTGGCGTCGCAACCAGCGTCTTAACGCGCTCGGGGAGCAGCTGGAAGATCATCAGCATGCACAGTAGCGCTCGCAAGCCGAAAGGCTCCTGA
- a CDS encoding flagellar hook-basal body complex protein FliE encodes MLGPWRAILHWRIWASSSFLRHYDEAQILLRSQPQICAIGADGGQADGADSVVGPGSTQGISAAGRAEPGGFTSTLQTQLQKINEINARAGKLTVAYERGEEVDIAKVMLARQESSIAFEATLQVRNKLLSAYKDIMSMPV; translated from the coding sequence CTGCTGGGGCCTTGGCGGGCGATTTTACATTGGAGGATCTGGGCTTCATCTTCGTTCCTTCGTCACTACGACGAAGCCCAGATCCTCCTTAGATCACAACCTCAAATCTGTGCCATTGGTGCTGACGGCGGACAGGCGGACGGTGCAGACTCGGTCGTAGGTCCAGGTTCGACCCAAGGGATCTCGGCTGCCGGGCGCGCGGAACCAGGTGGCTTTACCTCTACACTGCAAACACAGCTTCAAAAGATCAATGAAATCAACGCTCGCGCCGGAAAGTTGACGGTTGCCTATGAACGCGGCGAAGAGGTCGATATTGCAAAGGTAATGCTCGCGCGGCAGGAGTCGTCGATCGCGTTCGAGGCGACGTTGCAAGTTCGCAATAAGTTGCTTTCCGCGTATAAGGACATCATGAGCATGCCAGTCTAG
- a CDS encoding IS3 family transposase (programmed frameshift), with product MKPRSSNVKSPAKAPAERVVKDIRRQTRRHFSAEDKIRIVLDGLRGEDSIAELCRKEGIAQSLYYTWSKEFMEAGKRRLAGDTARAATTGEVQDLRRETRALKECVADLTLENRLLKKHDRGWGQRRMRYPASEKLEIIRTVEQSHLSAKRTLDQLGIPRRTFYRWYDRYLEGGPEALEDRPSAPSRVWNRIPAGIHDQIIELALEQSELSPRELAVRFTDGQRYFVSESTVYRLLKARDLITSPAYVVIKAADQFHTKTTRPNEMWQTDFTYFKIIGWGWMYLSTVLDDFSRYIIAWKLCTNMRAEDVTDTLDLALAASGCDSATVLHKPRLLSDNGPSYIAGELAEYIEARKMSHVRGAPCHPQTQGKIERWHQTLKNRILLENYFLPGDLEAHIEAFVEHYNHQRYHESLANVTPADAYFGRAPAIIKLRERIKRQTIEHRRLQHRKFAA from the exons ATGAAGCCCAGATCCTCCAATGTAAAATCGCCCGCCAAGGCCCCAGCAGAGCGGGTAGTGAAGGACATCCGCCGACAGACCCGGCGCCACTTTTCGGCCGAGGACAAGATCCGCATCGTGCTGGATGGCCTGCGCGGGGAAGACAGCATCGCCGAGCTATGCCGCAAGGAAGGCATTGCCCAGAGCCTGTATTACACCTGGTCGAAGGAGTTCATGGAAGCTGGCAAGCGCCGCCTGGCCGGCGACACCGCCCGTGCCGCGACCACCGGAGAGGTCCAGGACCTGCGCCGCGAAACCCGGGCCCTGAAGGAATGCGTGGCCGATCTGACACTGGAAAACCGTCTGCTC AAAAAGCATGATCGCGGATGGGGGCAACGACGAATGAGGTATCCCGCATCCGAGAAGCTCGAGATCATCAGAACCGTCGAGCAGTCGCACCTGTCGGCCAAGCGCACGCTGGACCAACTCGGCATCCCTCGTCGGACATTCTACCGCTGGTATGATCGCTACCTCGAAGGCGGGCCGGAGGCGTTGGAAGATCGGCCATCGGCGCCGAGCCGGGTGTGGAACCGCATCCCGGCGGGCATCCACGACCAGATCATCGAGCTGGCGCTGGAACAGTCTGAGCTGAGCCCCCGGGAACTGGCCGTGCGCTTCACCGATGGGCAGCGCTACTTCGTGTCGGAATCCACGGTTTACCGCCTGTTGAAGGCCCGCGACCTGATCACCAGCCCGGCCTATGTCGTGATCAAGGCTGCCGATCAGTTCCACACGAAAACCACGCGGCCGAACGAGATGTGGCAGACCGACTTCACCTACTTCAAGATCATCGGGTGGGGCTGGATGTATCTGTCGACCGTGCTCGACGACTTCTCGCGCTACATCATCGCCTGGAAGCTGTGCACCAACATGCGAGCCGAGGACGTCACCGACACGCTGGACCTCGCCCTGGCGGCTTCTGGTTGCGACAGCGCCACGGTGCTGCACAAACCCCGGCTACTCAGCGATAATGGCCCCAGCTACATCGCGGGTGAGCTGGCGGAATACATCGAGGCCCGGAAGATGAGCCATGTCCGCGGCGCCCCGTGTCATCCCCAAACCCAGGGCAAGATCGAGCGCTGGCACCAGACCCTGAAAAACCGCATCTTGCTGGAAAACTACTTCCTGCCCGGCGACCTCGAAGCTCACATCGAGGCCTTCGTCGAGCACTACAATCACCAGCGATACCACGAGAGCCTGGCCAATGTGACGCCTGCCGACGCCTACTTCGGCAGGGCTCCGGCAATCATCAAACTGCGCGAAAGGATCAAGCGACAGACCATCGAACATCGGCGCTTGCAGCACCGCAAGTTCGCCGCCTAA
- a CDS encoding SDR family oxidoreductase — protein MTKGIEGKVVLITGGSTGIGAETARLLAERGAKVAIAARRKDRLDEVVADIASSGGTARSYALDVTDKSAVQSVVAAIIADFGRLDVLINNAGLMPIRPMAEVNTDEWDQMIDVNLKGTLYGIAAALPGFLEQGSGHIINLSSVAGIKVFAPGGTVYSGTKFAVSAISEGLRQEVGEKVRVTSIEPGAVESDLKFTTSGTAAETVLDFYKQAIPAASVARAIAFAVEQPDDVDINAIVIRPTAQQF, from the coding sequence ATGACCAAAGGTATCGAAGGCAAGGTTGTTCTCATCACCGGCGGCAGCACCGGTATCGGCGCGGAAACCGCGCGGCTTCTCGCTGAACGCGGCGCCAAGGTGGCCATCGCCGCCCGTCGCAAGGACAGGCTCGACGAGGTTGTCGCGGACATCGCCTCAAGCGGCGGCACGGCACGTAGCTACGCGCTCGACGTCACCGACAAGTCGGCGGTCCAGTCCGTCGTCGCCGCGATCATCGCCGACTTCGGTCGCCTCGACGTGCTGATCAACAACGCCGGGCTGATGCCGATCCGTCCGATGGCCGAGGTCAACACCGACGAGTGGGACCAGATGATCGACGTCAATCTGAAGGGTACGCTTTACGGCATCGCCGCGGCCCTTCCCGGCTTTCTCGAGCAGGGCAGCGGCCACATCATCAACCTGAGCTCGGTTGCGGGCATCAAGGTCTTCGCACCAGGCGGCACGGTCTACTCCGGCACCAAGTTCGCCGTCAGCGCGATCAGCGAGGGCCTTCGCCAGGAGGTGGGCGAAAAGGTCCGTGTCACGTCTATCGAGCCCGGAGCCGTCGAAAGCGACTTGAAGTTCACGACGTCGGGCACGGCTGCCGAGACGGTACTCGACTTCTATAAACAGGCCATCCCTGCGGCGTCGGTGGCGCGTGCTATCGCGTTCGCTGTCGAACAGCCTGATGACGTCGACATCAACGCGATCGTCATCCGGCCGACCGCACAGCAGTTCTGA
- a CDS encoding putative quinol monooxygenase: MTANVKIVAVLTARADTVDRLHALLDAMLKPSRAEPGNLRYDLWQDQSDPNRFVLDELYADSDAVAAHRATPHFQNYLSQIGDLAERGAFVLNPVSAT; the protein is encoded by the coding sequence ATGACAGCCAACGTGAAGATCGTCGCCGTGCTCACCGCCCGTGCGGATACCGTCGACCGCCTGCACGCTCTGCTCGACGCCATGTTAAAGCCGAGCCGTGCGGAGCCGGGCAATTTGCGCTACGATCTCTGGCAGGACCAGAGCGATCCGAACCGCTTCGTCCTCGACGAGCTGTACGCGGACTCGGATGCGGTTGCCGCCCACCGCGCGACGCCCCACTTCCAGAACTACCTCTCTCAGATCGGCGATCTGGCCGAGCGCGGCGCGTTCGTCCTCAACCCCGTCTCCGCGACCTGA
- a CDS encoding type 1 glutamine amidotransferase domain-containing protein, translating to MSKGQVLVLGSNATQIGLRGGGTATVGQYLNETAVPALALLDAGYDIVLATPNGAKPHIDAVSVSVDHFGGDQTAFQRAKDFFASHPAMNDVRSLRSVVEGGLDGFVGVFVPGGHAPVVDLMQDHDAGTILRHFHTAAKPTALLCHGPVAVVATLDDAPAFRKALEEGDDAGAANLARDWIYSGYRMTVFSASEEKIAEEQVLKGELFFDMEKALRSAGGDVSVTDKNFASNVVVDRELITGQNPASDQAMADALIEALDRAAA from the coding sequence ATGAGCAAGGGACAGGTTCTCGTTCTTGGATCGAACGCGACGCAGATCGGTCTGCGTGGCGGCGGTACCGCGACGGTCGGTCAGTATCTCAACGAGACGGCGGTCCCCGCGCTGGCTCTGCTCGACGCCGGCTATGACATTGTTCTCGCCACGCCCAATGGGGCCAAGCCGCACATCGACGCCGTCTCCGTTTCGGTTGATCATTTTGGCGGCGATCAGACGGCATTCCAGCGCGCCAAGGACTTTTTTGCCAGCCACCCGGCGATGAACGACGTCCGCAGCTTGCGCTCTGTCGTCGAGGGCGGCCTGGACGGCTTTGTCGGAGTGTTCGTGCCGGGCGGCCACGCTCCCGTCGTCGACCTGATGCAGGACCACGACGCGGGCACGATCCTCCGTCACTTCCACACGGCGGCCAAGCCGACCGCGCTCCTCTGCCACGGACCGGTAGCCGTTGTCGCTACGCTCGACGATGCTCCGGCCTTCCGCAAGGCGCTGGAGGAAGGCGATGACGCCGGGGCGGCCAACCTGGCGCGAGACTGGATCTACTCGGGCTACCGCATGACCGTCTTCTCGGCGAGCGAGGAGAAGATCGCCGAGGAGCAAGTGCTGAAGGGCGAGCTCTTCTTCGACATGGAAAAGGCGCTGCGCTCGGCCGGTGGCGACGTCTCGGTCACTGACAAGAACTTCGCTTCGAATGTCGTCGTGGACCGGGAGCTGATCACGGGTCAGAATCCGGCGTCGGACCAGGCCATGGCCGACGCTTTGATCGAAGCCCTCGATCGCGCCGCTGCGTGA